In Aedes albopictus strain Foshan chromosome 3, AalbF5, whole genome shotgun sequence, the genomic window tcaatgtttgatgctcttttccttgcgttttgtagtatttgtgtttcaatgtactgctaattaacattttatttcagcgggattcaggtaaatgtatcgtacgatataaataatattttaaaaatatgtaggggttgtgtgctagtagtggaccctgcgcctatagtggaccccctgcAGGAAAACTCGAATATAAATGCCCAAACCAACcgtttccaggcaacttccaccgggggaacatcaattacattgctacactGCAGTTCCTGACGAACTTATTGCCCAGTGGCCACAAAAGTCGgatattttaactatttaatgaatgtaaacactcaaaagggtccactataggtacaCTCagggggggtccactataggctccATCGGCAGCTTGAcagataacatggaaatcaaatgggggggtccactatagccgccgagatatttgtaaataaccctatagtggaccccggtggtgtccattataggcaacaagGATGCATATTTttaaatgcgtatttcactggaataatttattaatgttgtatgtttgacggtcttaacataaagaggggacatcaaacttgttataaaattccactttggaacaatccactgacgtaacatagctaaaaagccgcagaagtaaatttcgatggcttagggggtccactactagcacccaaaccctaactgtggcgagcgtatcactaatatgtagcttatttgacgtacgatgttaatattattttatatttcagattatcaaccgaagaaactagtaattcaaccaaatgccaacaagatgacgagaaaaccaggatgaattgggcagacaactgattcgaagcagtctagcaatggtgtgcctgaacgttaaccaagcgtatcctttggagtttacccttccactaacaacacccaaattcccgtgacgcctaggcctgagagatcgtagagttgtctacatttttcataggtgtccaaaactaatcatcctttcccattcctcagcattcgcaaggacgtggccaggacagtgctcgaccattggaggattgcgtcagtcttgtctaagagtcagagattagtcccaaatctttgtgctttggttcggacgggaaggaggcaaccctcataacagcggtctaggactgtacaccacctacgaatttaagcgactcgcttaatgctaatgctaatgctaactgtGCTTCATAACACAACGAGATACATTGCCAAACATTCATGTTTggaatgaatactagatacaatattaggttagaaatcactgtataattTCAAtaggatatcctagagttggatttaataaatgaaacttttataaaagtgctcttttcaaataaaataccgtaaaatggggtgttgagGGACGGAAAAATTTTTCGTccctattaattcatgagttctaCTTCTTGAAACAttcaggaaaagcagtccgatcattgtcatgctgcctgctacgcatatagattacaaaatttgacggttttttggagaaattgaagatattttacaaaatgtgcgaatttttgaaaaatatgaaaatggggtgttaaggaatttaagggaatgaatgtaaaagttcttatatttcaaagaaagataaaaatttatcaattctaaacagtgactgtaatatttcttgaacatcaccgaaaaagattatcatagtcctgaaggtgtagggacagtttcattgtcatctaTCTTTGTATATGAGAttttttgttaaagcctcgaaatatgaaaaaaaataccgtcaattgtacctgagAAGCTTCAATTTTTAACAAACATATTATGCACAGTTACTATTTAGGGTAACCAAATTGAATAGTTCAGGctgaccaacaggttgtaaactaaCGATGTGTATTGACAGTATTTTGTTCTCTTAAAAAttcatttatattgaaatgttttatataaaagcatcattagatggcccagggtgtaaactgtgtattcaatgctgatatttctgAAGCATTGCTGATAGGTCGTATTTTATATTATGAGATATTTTAGCAGTCGTAAGTCATCTTCATAAATACTTTCTTTAGCAAGAGTTAGTGGCAGTCTGTTTTACataatattgctgtgtgcgttcaagatgcaaacggtgcccaaatgcgcttcaaacgcggtaacacatgttaccacaggcaacgtagcaaccatagccaatatcaccgccaacctaggattcgaaagctcccactgacatcgggttacttgttagaaaatcttaccgcatttggtgctcccgcatttgatatttgcattttgaatgcacacagcaatatatggaacaagtgagcatattccacattttcaaaaagctgtctCGTTTTAGCGCCAATTATTAATAATACTGGAGTAATAAAACAAAcggaaaatctattttgaagaatacgccttcgttaaaacataacaaaacacctAAAGAACACAAATTTCTGTAAAGAGGAGACTACTGCGGCGTTGAGTAATAAATATTTGACCAATTTTCTTattatatgtatcaatctaacacttgtttcttaagatctatattgtattagttgaatttatcatccatagcaactgttgggatgtctatggcccaaaatgaaatccgtaatacaTCATTCAGAATAGTAACTGCTATACAATGAACCAATCGCCACAAAACTTCAtgattcaaataaaaaagttataagagAAATTTCATCCCCTAACACCtcaccagtttatgaaactagacttttttcacaaaaaatgtcggtgttcgaaaaccaccttagttacatcaaatattttaccctattTTCATTTGAAATTAGTTGTAGAATACcttacgattactcacatatttttcctaataatatttctgacctcaTAAATGATtgtttcaatggtagcgaaattgagaaaaaagcaatgccgttctatttttgatgtctagtgtccagttaaaaacgtattttcatgagtggtaatccttatagtatgcctttattcccaacacacatttgaagcgaatttggaattagtaaatcaatttttatgcggtttgatgatttttcaaagtagtgtgtgaagatgaatcccttaacaccccatgagttcttaacaccccattttacggtatacgATTTATTAGAAGTAGGCGCtctttaagccattgcctacgtTTAGGCGTTATTTGCGGTTTAGAGGACTTTAATCTtaaaaaaagtacataacttgtaagtatttggacaacatatttgaaatcagagaCACCAAAttcagtaagtaagggtattttgaACACAATCGAACatcgatcactgacatgatcaatgttaccccaaatcaacaaaatcaaaaatttgattaacccttatgtggccggcagggtacccgggtacccagcacccatttaaaatacacggtgtagaaaaaagcaaaaagtttgccggccacataacggttaaaaagcctattttaactcgttttaaagtttcacaatattTTTTCGAGTAGCATACggagagggccagtacttgttttaaaaatattaaacaagtaacgtttgctttaacgaGATAATTATTCCAGAAAGATTGATAATGCTGATCACAAGGTCATTGTGTCATTGTCTTTTGTTGTCCACAAATGTGAAATGCTCCGCAAAAAACAATCCGTGTTTCATTCTTGCATTCATACAGATCACCCGGAatctggatttctgaaagaatttctggaaaaatatctatAGGAGCTACACCTGGACAAACCCCAAACGATATCTAGTGGGATGTTTAGAAATGCCTATCAGGAAGATTCCTTAGATAATTTCTATAACAAAATTCTAAGGGAcgtcttctagagatttctttaggagagCAAAAATAAAAAGGACTTCCGAACTTTCcaaaggagatttttttttatagtttccCACTGCTATTTCTATGAGAAGTTTCTCATGTAATGCCTACAGCAGGAATTGTTGGGGAATATCTGGAGATACTTTGAGAGAAGTTCTTGAAGGCATGCCTAAATAAATTTATGTAGATTactctgcagaaacttctaaaaaaatcttgcaaaacTTTAGATTTATAGAAGAAACAATTGGAAGATGATTGTGTTTCGTTTTAAGAACTCTATAGTAAAGCATTTtcaagattcatccagggattcaagGATATTTAAATTTTCAATCAAGTTTTGCAGTGTACTGTATGATGTAGGAGGGGAATGAACATACatttggacacagcaacgcgccaatattttttggacacttacggcaaaaacaaatggaagtgtccaaaataaattggcgtaacgctgtgtccaaattACGTTGGTTCCCCTACATATCATTCGTTCACTAGAAAACTAGAGAAAAATTTTGGAACAATACAATGAAAAAATCtccatttcttctaaaattcctggcAATTGATGTTGGCTATTCTATGGGTTTCTATTGGAATTTATCTTTAGGGTTTCCTCTAGAGTTTCTTCTTGACAGggtttcacatttttttctgtgatgCCTTCCGTAATTCTTTCGTAATTTTTACAGAGACTTCCTTTCGACGATTCCTCGGAAATTATGTAAGAATTGCTCCCAAAATATTTGGtttaattcttctaggaactctagGATTTATAGTTAAATTTCTGACAAATAAATGACCATTAGATTTCCTGGTACGTATACTGATTTCGAGATCATTGATAGATCCTTTCCTAGTCCCTACGCAAAACCGTAGAAATACTAGTTTAGTTGGATTGCTTCTGAGACTTTTTAGCGAAGTATTTGAAGATAATTTGCAGATTCCTTGTGGGATGAACTAAATTTCAAAATGACGGCAGATTTTTTCTGAGTTTCGCTTTGCACTAGTCAAGGCTTTGCGATGCAGCAAATGCACCGCGGTACACGATCTGTAAACCACTGTTTTAGAGTATATGctggaatcctcaagaaatttgttcacaaatttctacatgaattccacctaaaataacatgttttgggagcaaatccttgagaattttctgaaaaatacatCGGAGAAATTCATAGACAGAGAGAAGCTAGATCCTAGATGGATTTCCTGGGAGACCCTTCGGGGCCGAAGGGGCCATATCGGACATATTTGACTCCAAATGAAAAATGACTGAATAGATTCATCCTCTTGATAGAAGGGGATTCTATCCTCGGTAAAGCTATTGCAATCGGGCTTGAGGcttcatcacagacaaacagacatactactcaaatcggaatcatcgcacaatttaacggtcatttagaaaatatagtgtggttcggactgtgctcgcatgtgtcatggtggcgctgctgtgcctcaattttgcagAGAAATAAACGCGACGCCgaacaatgtttacataaaatgactcaatcatgaaccttcattcatgttttatgaatggatgacacctcgggggagtcgtcaccagCAAAAtagttacatcgagccgagggaaacaacacctgcaaatgaatgcttcggattgagcattatagagggtgctagtgagatgccaaacgatgtttttgaagcaattttcttctaagtagtatgtctgtttgtctgtggctcatTGACATCCTAGCACAACCTGAAAAACAAAGAAACTTGAAAAAATAACAACATACCTAATGGATTCAACAATATCGTTAAGTGCTACAGTTTTTCAGATCTTAGGATATTCTATATATTCCAAACTGTACAGATGTTTATTCCTTTGATTCTACAGAAGTCATTTTGTTCATTTTGGCAACAAATAATAACATTGCATAATGTTATGGATCTAGTTCAAATCGTGAACCTCTAGAAAACTCAATTGCCGTTCAGCGATATTGCTAGGATATTTCAGATCATCCAAACTAACTTGGAATTTAGGTATACACTAGTAACAGTAGTCTGTCCTGGATTTTAGTCCACTTAGAGCCGTTACAGTAGTTATTTTCGCTATGAAATGTAGCATCACATACCGTTAGTCGGGGTAACTttaggccaaaaatcaagaaagatcaACTTTTGGTTGCTCTGATATTCACACACgctgatcgctgaaatttttggaatgcacttttttttcgttcctgaattatggccaattttgtgaaaaattaccatataatacATGGTCAttcttcacaaaattggccataactcaggaaagaaaaaaaaaacaagtgcattccaaaaatttcagcgatcaaagtgaTTTTATaacaccttctcaaaaatatttttttgaaaattttccgcgaattcgggcatagttttttcggtttttctttatgaattttctcaacgatgaaactttttgtggaaaactttttccagttcatatttttatggatttctgagaaaaattgctttcattttcattaaaaaactttgtttttacgatgcttcgttcttgagttatgatttttcaaaaaaaaacaaaaatggtcataactcaaaaacgaaaaaaagtgcattccaaaaaaaaatcagcgattaaagcttatggaataaccatctcaaaaatatttttttgaaaattttccacgagttcgggcatagttttccggcttatctttagaaattttctaaactggatttttttttcagttcattttttttggatttctgagaaaattttcttttatattctaaaaaaaaaactttgtttctatagtgtcaggggaaaacaaaaaaattccaccttagttttccgggaaaataggcgaccctgaatttttctcatttttttgttcatatatccatgagccctgcctgtggaaaaattttcatgaaaacctgagacccttcagcccaatttgtacgataatagaaaaaaaaatccctacagcTATAGGTCGGACTCGGTTGTCTTAccaaacatacaggggatagacaaaatgatcgagacaggaaaaaatttcacttttccaaATGTGTTcatctagctgtaacttttcgaaaagtgcatcaaatatcctaaaatgtatagatttttcgatgcacttttcgaaaagttacagctagtttaccattttttgaaaaagtgaaaattttgcctgtcccgaccattttgtctatcccttgtataTCTGGCAAACTGAATGATGtgcaaagctgaaattttgactgatgttTACTAATAATCAAATTAAGCTTTGCAAAATGTGAAAATTGGAGTTGAAATTACAACTTTTCGTTCCTCACATACATATGTGTTAGCGAAGcttcagaacctgactccgggTAATCAAGTCTGACCAAATAGGAACGAAGCGTGAGACAAGATTAAGTAGCTcatttgatgtatttttcaagACTGAAAAAgtaatttaacccttcagcgcgcgcgctgttgtaaaaagtacaacactaccaaaaatcctcgctcttcgtatacagcgcgagcgcggtgcagtttcggttgcttgatggcgcgcgttctgaaaggttaaaggtcaaattctatcgcagtcgaatcagAAAACTGTTAATCAATTAGACTTAAGATGACGAACCTGTAATCGAACAATTTGTGTTTAATATTTGCAAATTTACAGCGAACATGCAGGGTGCATTTTGCCCCACCTACCCCTAGGGCTTGAAAAAATAGGCCTCAAAAGGTTAAGGCTTGACTGGTGGAATACCATTAGTCAACTTACCTAGATCATGATGCACAAAGTGATGCTGATAGTGATATCGCTTCATATGGTACAAGTGCCCTCCATTCGGGCTTCCGTAATGAATGTAGTAATGAATCATATCGTACGCGAGGTATCCTGGTccaaaaatagaacaaattgtAATCAAACTCGAAAGAACCAATCTCATCGATCAACGCATACCTATCAATCCACCGGCCAACATCAGCTGCGGGTAGGGAAGTAGCAACCGTACCGGTTGATAGAAGAACGTGGCCAGTAGCACTGCCGGAACTGGCGGGAACACCAACCGATACGGATCGAAGGGGACCTTGTGGTGGAGGCCGTGCAACAGGAAATGGAACACGTGAAGGAATCGGTTATCCTTCGGGTCCAGGTGAAACACCCACCGGTGCAGCGAGTACTCCAGCAGGGTCCAGATGAACACGCCGAAAGCTAAGCAACCGAACACGGTCGGTGAGAGGTGGTCCCCGAGGGTTAGGTCTTCGGGCCGCTTTGGTAGGTTGTATCTCACGCCCAAGTGGATGATGTAGCAGATGGCGGGGATCCAAAAGGCGGGTACCAACCACCAGGGCGTCTTGGTGAGGTTCTCCAACAAGGCGGGTCCGAACAGGCGCAGTTCTCGGTCAACCGGTTTGTTCACCCATTCGACGTAGTTCTGCCTAAGGGTTGGTATCTGTACCAGCATCGGTTTGGTCCAGTCTACGAGGTGCTGGAAGGGGATAAACAGTTTTGAAATGAAAATTTACCCGTACATTAGGTACATGAGCTGTAATACCAGGAATTCATTTCTTATCGACAGGTGATACAACAAGCCGATGGGGAACGCTTGAATAATGTGTCACCTTGCACAATCCACTTGTGGATTCGGTTATCTATTTGCATAACCGAATCGACCAGTTAGTAGTGGTGTGCGTTGTGATAAGATAAGCCAGCAGTTTTTCTAACGGCTCTGGCTATTGATTGATCGTGAAAAAGTAGACATGCGGTGACTCTGTTCCGTTTATGACGTACTGGTACTGAATGTGGGAATATCAGATTTGTCTCACGTGTTTGAATATTTTCTCGAAAGATACTTTGTTGCCTTTaggaaaaaaataatcaaaatttcttaTCACCTTACCCTTGTCGCCAACAAATGTAAAGTAAGGTGTCACCAAaatgaataaacaaaaaatatgaaactgaGTTGCATAAAAATCTGCTATAGGTAGAAGGTatagtttaaaaaaaattcttaaggcgaaactggaagcatttccttatttttttggtttttgattttttataacgattttttataacgaagcaatattttcaaaatcggttttcgtacaaatgtagagtatggatcaaggtatcttctgatttttttttctaggtggaaaaagtttttcgtttttacagaaaccatttttttgtaaaattttgtttaaaaatagtttctacaaaaacgaaaaacattttccacctggaaaaaaaatcaggagataccttgatccatacactacatgtgtacgaaaacagattttgaaaatattgcttagttattttatgaaaaatcaaaaaccaaaaagtgaggaaatggatccagtttcgccttaaatgcaACAAATATCTTCATTATGAAAATGGAAAATCTTCTTCAAAACTACAAATTTAATGAAATATTGAAGAATATCCAACTTGAAAAGATACTTCTATTCACTCACCTCCATGCTGTCATCTGTGGTCTGAGGAATAGCTCCATTGGCCTGTTTCGTTCCGTTCATTCCATTTTTGACCCCATTCACGTACCCGTTCACTTTGCCATTACTGATTAACGCGTTATTGTTCTTATCACAGACTTTGTACTCCTTCATAAGGTATTTAGCGGCATCCGAGTGGCCCGGTGCCTTTTCGAACCGTTCCTGCATGTCCTGCTGGTGCAGCCCTTTGAGGGTGTTCAGCCCTCCGGGATGTTTGTGGGCAAAGTCGGACAAGTCGTAGACGGAGTCCTTGTAGCGGACTAGCAGGGGATCACCCTTTGTCATTTTTGTGCTTATTTTGGTGGCTGTTTTAGCTCGAACTGATCATGGGAATTGTGGCGTGGGGGTTCTGTGGAGTAAaaatatgtatgtatgtgattAAATAATAGAAGAGTCATATTATTAAAAATGTATTAAGAGGAGGGTCAAGTGTTAGCCATTTTTAAATGCGTTATTAGACATGTATTTTTTCAGTTTTAAAAACTTCTACAACAAATTAGTTTTTCTGACATGtacaaactttaaaaaaaaatccaatgacaTTTCTAAATGATATTATTGTCAaaacttcagcagaaatttctaacAAATTTAAGAATACTTTTCAGAATTCTCAAATTGCTTCTTTCGGGCATTCTCCAAttccaaaaattattttaaatattatttaaaaaactCTGCAAAAATATCCCTGGGAAAATCTGCTGAAAACTTCACTGATAATAGATTTTGTTAATagtcctcctgaaacgcctcagaaACCACTTGGATTCATACTGAAACCCCCTGGAGCCTCCTGAGATCCCGTGAAGCGCCTCTAAGACCTCTAGGTGCTCCCTGCGATCCTCTGAAGCGCAACAGAGATCACATGGAACCCCGTGGAACCCGTTGAGACCTCTAGACGCCCTTGGAACGTTCCTGAGACTCCTTGAAGCGCTCCAGAGACCCGGTGAGTGCCCCTGAAACTTCCATGAGAGCTCCAGATCGCTTGAGATGCACTTGAAGCACTCCTGAGAACCCCTGGAACCCCTTCAGACCCacttaaacgcctctgagacctcttGGTACCCCCTGATGCCCCGTGGAACCCTCTTAAAACACCTTTGAGATCTTCTGGTActacctgaaaccccctgaatgcccgtgtagctgccgccttagaatagcactacggaccacctgtcccaggggtaaaagtccaccgaacaggtaaccccaatccaaggtgtaaggcgacccgtgctgataacctttttgggttgcgtggtggcgaaagatctaccaaaccgaaccctagtcctaactgcttccaactatggaACATCATATTTTAGTATTTAAAGGAAAATCTTTGGTCCTTGTTACATTTCATACCTTGATGAAAGTGATAGCTCTTGGTTTGGTGCTgaccgagatggatcttgaaacaaggaaaaatggGTTACTTTTCCTAATCTTTTAGTCGTTGTTCTCTGCTTTGATGCAGGAAGGATTGGGACCCCGATGCATGgttaatatcggtatcatttcttaacTTTTTCGTTAAGGAATCCGTTTTTGAttggaacctatcaatcagaatcctttcttgtgattgagtttttttttgtctagttcatttattcatggctcaatcgcgtgtgaagctttacggagccgcaattcattatttgtattcagttacatataattttctgactttcttaggtactcaaggttagtactgggaggaggccagggtactcgtggctgctcaaggttagcgggtcacaaaattttaagaaaaggtatagtgaggataaggtttcagggttatctgtagcacatccgggaggtatcttggcttttggcgtcgcctctggtgttggcatgggcttgtcacgggttttcgtctgccggatggccaggaacttataacacaaaaaagacaaaacataaagaaaaaaaactgaacaaaaaaaaaaaaaaacagaagattatacctttatacaacacatgcgaagaaactcataaatggaccgcatatagattagatcgcgggttctcaacacatctcttactgtaacaaagggttgtctaccttgGGCCTCAAGgttatccaatagtagcgctctggaggcgtcattatccgggcattgccaaactacgtggtcgatgtcatcataaccggaaccgcacatAGTGCAAAGATTGTCGAGCGCAagatttattctatgcaaataCACGCCTAGCGAGTAATGGACATAAGTCTAGACATC contains:
- the LOC109399104 gene encoding uncharacterized protein LOC109399104, giving the protein MTKGDPLLVRYKDSVYDLSDFAHKHPGGLNTLKGLHQQDMQERFEKAPGHSDAAKYLMKEYKVCDKNNNALISNGKVNGYVNGVKNGMNGTKQANGAIPQTTDDSMEHLVDWTKPMLVQIPTLRQNYVEWVNKPVDRELRLFGPALLENLTKTPWWLVPAFWIPAICYIIHLGVRYNLPKRPEDLTLGDHLSPTVFGCLAFGVFIWTLLEYSLHRWVFHLDPKDNRFLHVFHFLLHGLHHKVPFDPYRLVFPPVPAVLLATFFYQPVRLLLPYPQLMLAGGLIGYLAYDMIHYYIHYGSPNGGHLYHMKRYHYQHHFVHHDLGFGISSTMWDKIFGTPILLRKLKYLLKW